A genomic region of Capnocytophaga canimorsus contains the following coding sequences:
- a CDS encoding rod shape-determining protein, whose amino-acid sequence MGFFDFLTEEIAIDLGTANTLIIHRDKVVVDSPSIVAQNRGTGKIIAVGKEARLMQGKTHENIKTIRPLKDGVIADFEASEQMISLLIKSIPALKKRFFSPSLRMVVCIPSGITEVEMRAVKESCERVNGKEIYLVHEPMAAAIGIGLDIMQPKGNMIIDIGGGTTEIAIIALGGIVCDKSVKIAGDIFTSDIVYYMRTQHNLYIGESTAENIKISVGAATEDLDNPPDNMDVQGRDLLTGKPKQVEVSYREIVKALDKSILRIEDAIMETLSQTPPELAADIYNTGIYMAGGGSMLRGLDKRITARTDLPVCVAEDPLRAVVRGTGITLKNIEKFRSVLIK is encoded by the coding sequence ATGGGTTTTTTTGATTTCTTAACAGAAGAAATAGCCATAGATTTAGGTACAGCCAATACGCTCATTATTCATAGGGATAAAGTGGTGGTAGATAGTCCCTCTATCGTGGCACAAAATAGAGGTACGGGAAAAATCATTGCCGTAGGTAAAGAAGCACGATTGATGCAAGGTAAAACTCACGAGAATATCAAAACCATTCGTCCGCTTAAAGACGGAGTTATCGCTGATTTTGAGGCTTCAGAGCAGATGATTAGTTTGCTTATTAAGAGTATTCCAGCGCTTAAAAAACGCTTTTTTTCTCCGTCACTACGTATGGTAGTTTGTATTCCTTCGGGAATTACCGAGGTGGAAATGAGAGCCGTAAAGGAGTCTTGTGAACGAGTAAACGGAAAGGAAATTTATTTGGTTCACGAACCTATGGCTGCCGCCATTGGTATCGGGCTTGATATTATGCAGCCCAAAGGAAATATGATTATTGATATTGGAGGAGGTACCACAGAAATTGCTATTATTGCCTTAGGAGGTATTGTTTGCGACAAATCAGTGAAAATTGCAGGCGATATTTTTACCTCTGATATTGTTTACTATATGCGTACACAACACAATTTGTATATTGGTGAGAGTACTGCCGAAAATATAAAAATAAGCGTGGGGGCTGCCACTGAAGATCTTGATAATCCGCCAGATAATATGGATGTGCAAGGGCGTGACCTGCTCACAGGAAAACCCAAACAAGTAGAAGTTTCCTACCGAGAAATTGTTAAGGCATTGGATAAATCTATCCTTCGTATTGAAGATGCCATAATGGAAACCTTATCGCAAACTCCACCCGAGTTAGCCGCGGATATTTACAATACAGGGATTTATATGGCAGGAGGAGGTTCAATGCTACGTGGGTTGGATAAGCGTATTACCGCTAGAACAGACCTGCCCGTATGTGTGGCTGAAGACCCTCTTCGAGCGGTGGTAAGAGGTACGGGCATTACTCTAAAAAATATAGAAAAATTCCGAAGCGTTTTAATAAAATAA
- a CDS encoding ABC transporter permease — protein MFIYIQLFKESFNFAIKALRDNKLRTFLSLLGVTVGIFSIISVLSAVDSLNRNIQENLSGLDKNAMYISKFSFGPTDVPRWQRLNFPQVTYSEYEFIRKEVPNVGTAAYTIFGVESSIKYEGKTIENVFASVATSEISEIEDIKVEKGRLASESESNSGNPVIVLGHHIAKQLFENEDPIGKEVRYLGKKMVVIGVLKKYGSVSENDEKVFVLATFVRKFINTGTQGVPSGIVVKPKKGTNPQEFEDAIAQRLRKHRGLKPEEINNFFINKMSTFTEMIDQTIGMMNLMGWIIGGFSILVGGFGIANIMFVSVKERTHLIGIQKSLGAKNQFILFQFLFEAVLLAFIGGIFGLFFVWIGTLIASGLVEDFTFVLSVKNILLGSSVSVVIGLISGILPALSASRLNPVDAIRTGM, from the coding sequence ATGTTTATTTATATCCAACTCTTTAAGGAAAGTTTCAATTTTGCGATAAAAGCCCTTCGTGATAACAAACTTCGTACGTTTTTGTCCTTACTTGGGGTTACTGTGGGTATTTTTTCAATCATTTCGGTGCTTTCGGCAGTGGATTCGCTCAATCGGAACATACAAGAAAATTTATCTGGATTGGACAAAAATGCAATGTATATCTCAAAATTTTCCTTTGGCCCCACAGATGTACCACGCTGGCAACGACTTAATTTCCCTCAAGTTACTTATAGCGAATATGAATTTATTCGAAAAGAAGTACCCAACGTTGGAACGGCAGCTTATACCATTTTTGGTGTAGAATCTTCCATAAAATATGAAGGAAAAACCATTGAAAACGTTTTTGCAAGTGTAGCTACTTCGGAGATATCGGAAATTGAAGACATTAAGGTTGAAAAAGGACGATTAGCAAGTGAATCGGAATCCAATTCAGGCAATCCTGTTATCGTTTTAGGGCATCACATTGCTAAGCAACTTTTTGAAAATGAAGACCCCATAGGCAAAGAAGTGCGTTATTTGGGCAAGAAAATGGTAGTTATTGGGGTTCTGAAAAAATACGGCTCAGTTAGTGAAAATGACGAAAAAGTATTTGTACTTGCTACTTTTGTTAGAAAATTTATAAACACAGGAACACAGGGAGTTCCCAGCGGAATCGTGGTAAAACCCAAAAAAGGGACAAATCCGCAAGAGTTTGAAGACGCTATTGCGCAGCGACTTAGAAAACATAGAGGCTTAAAACCCGAAGAAATCAACAATTTTTTCATCAATAAAATGTCTACATTCACCGAGATGATTGACCAAACCATTGGAATGATGAACCTAATGGGATGGATTATTGGCGGGTTTTCTATTCTAGTGGGTGGTTTCGGTATTGCCAATATTATGTTTGTAAGCGTGAAAGAGCGCACCCATCTTATCGGAATACAAAAATCATTAGGAGCTAAAAATCAGTTTATTTTGTTTCAATTTTTGTTTGAAGCTGTGCTTTTGGCGTTCATTGGTGGTATTTTTGGGCTATTTTTCGTTTGGATAGGCACACTGATTGCTTCGGGCTTAGTGGAGGATTTTACCTTTGTATTGTCTGTCAAAAATATTTTATTAGGCTCAAGTGTTTCGGTAGTTATTGGGCTAATATCAGGCATATTACCTGCACTTTCGGCATCGCGTTTAAATCCGGTAGATGCTATACGCACAGGAATGTAG
- the purH gene encoding bifunctional phosphoribosylaminoimidazolecarboxamide formyltransferase/IMP cyclohydrolase translates to MKFTKQAKTALISVFDKTGLEPIIKKMSELGVEIYSTGGTETFIKSLGVDVIPVEAVTDYPSILGGRVKTLHPKIFGGILNRQDNQNDLAEMAQYAIPQLDIVIVDLYPFEKTVASGAVEQDIIEKIDIGGISLIRAAAKNFKDVLCVASVEQYPELLDILENQAGKTSLEQRKRFAAKGFQVSSHYDTAIFNYFNQTEEITALKISENQSQPLRYGENPHQKGVFYGNLEGLFEKVHGKELSYNNLLDVDAAVNLMSEFIGDAPTFAILKHNNACGVATRNTLQEAYAAALAGDPVSAFGGILIANSQIDLQTANDMNSLFFEVVIAPSYSDEALAVLKQKKNRIILVQKTTTLPETSVRSCLNGFLVQDKDLKTDSISDIQYVTDKKPTQETLEDLFFASKIGKHTKSNTVVLAKNRQLIASGTGQTSRVDALKQAIEKAKAFEFDLNEAVMASDAFFPFPDCVEIAHKAGIRAVIQPGGSIKDELSIDYCNANGMEMVFTGIRHFKH, encoded by the coding sequence ATGAAATTCACAAAACAAGCAAAAACTGCACTGATTTCCGTATTTGACAAAACTGGATTAGAGCCCATCATCAAGAAGATGAGTGAATTAGGGGTTGAAATATATTCCACAGGAGGCACCGAAACCTTTATAAAAAGCTTAGGGGTTGATGTTATTCCCGTAGAGGCGGTTACCGATTATCCTTCCATTTTGGGTGGACGTGTAAAGACCCTTCATCCCAAAATTTTCGGGGGTATTTTGAACAGACAAGATAACCAGAATGATTTGGCAGAAATGGCTCAATACGCCATTCCGCAATTAGATATTGTCATCGTGGATTTGTATCCGTTTGAAAAAACAGTGGCAAGCGGTGCCGTAGAGCAGGATATTATTGAGAAAATTGATATCGGTGGAATTTCACTAATTCGTGCTGCTGCCAAAAACTTTAAAGATGTGCTCTGTGTGGCTTCGGTGGAGCAATATCCTGAGTTGCTTGATATATTGGAAAATCAAGCAGGAAAGACTTCTTTAGAGCAACGTAAACGATTTGCAGCCAAAGGCTTTCAAGTTTCTTCGCATTACGATACGGCAATTTTCAACTATTTCAATCAAACCGAAGAAATAACAGCTTTGAAAATTAGCGAGAACCAAAGTCAGCCTTTGCGTTATGGTGAAAATCCGCATCAAAAAGGGGTTTTCTACGGAAATTTAGAAGGATTGTTTGAAAAAGTGCACGGCAAAGAACTGTCGTATAATAATTTACTTGATGTAGATGCCGCTGTAAACTTGATGAGTGAATTTATTGGTGATGCCCCTACTTTTGCCATTTTAAAGCACAATAATGCTTGTGGTGTAGCTACCCGAAATACGCTTCAAGAGGCTTACGCAGCAGCTTTGGCAGGAGATCCTGTTTCTGCTTTTGGAGGAATTCTAATTGCTAACAGCCAAATTGATTTACAAACAGCAAACGATATGAATTCCCTTTTCTTTGAGGTGGTTATCGCACCCTCGTATAGCGACGAAGCCTTAGCCGTATTAAAACAGAAGAAAAACCGAATCATCTTGGTGCAAAAAACAACAACTTTGCCCGAAACTTCAGTGCGCAGTTGCTTGAACGGATTTTTAGTGCAAGATAAGGATTTAAAAACTGACTCCATATCCGATATTCAGTATGTTACTGATAAAAAGCCTACGCAAGAAACGTTAGAAGACTTGTTTTTTGCTTCAAAAATAGGCAAACATACAAAATCTAACACTGTTGTTTTGGCTAAAAATAGACAACTTATTGCCAGTGGAACGGGGCAAACCAGCCGTGTAGATGCTCTAAAACAAGCTATTGAAAAAGCAAAAGCATTTGAGTTTGATTTGAATGAAGCCGTAATGGCAAGTGATGCATTTTTCCCTTTCCCTGACTGTGTAGAAATTGCTCATAAGGCTGGAATTCGTGCCGTAATACAACCTGGGGGGTCTATCAAAGACGAACTTAGCATTGATTATTGCAATGCCAATGGTATGGAAATGGTCTTTACTGGAATCCGTCATTTCAAACACTAA
- the mrdA gene encoding penicillin-binding protein 2: protein MRKYFLFSIIVLTTIAFIIRLVYLQVVLHNDFSAPNDDVAVELVYDYPERGYIYDRNGELLVANQPAYDVMVIPREVKVLDTLEFCNLLSITKENFIERLQKARKHSPIKPSVFINQLSNSEYAVLQEKLRKFNGFYIQKRFLRQYLTHHGGNIFGFISEVNQNDLAKNTYYQSGELIGKTGVEQQYEDFLRGKKGVRYLQKDRFNRVIGKYKEGILDTLSVSGQSLQLTIDIALQAYGETLMQKKRGGIVAIEPKTGEILALISAPTFDPNLLVGRQRSKNYAELYNDSIAKPLYDRSLLAEYPPGSPFKVVNALIGLEEKIITPHSVFPCSGGYRYGSRIMRCHCNRGSNDLIHGIAFSCNAYFANSYRRSIEKYPKPSVGMDVWSKHVKSFGLGDYLGSDFATGRPGKVPDTKLYNRQYGENRWGATFNISNGIGQGELLTTPIQLANVMAAVANRGYFYTPHIVKKINNEVTPFTEFTIAKQTTISKEHFEPVIQGMNKAYEEGTARWTQIEGINIAAKTGTAENFVRVNGKRMQLTDHSIFVAIAPIEDPKIVIAVFVENGYYGARVAAPIASLMIEKYLLGEVKRTDLEKRMLEKSLEDEYAKPYSGKPFSINQ from the coding sequence ATGAGAAAATATTTCTTATTTAGTATAATTGTACTAACCACTATTGCATTCATTATTAGGCTTGTATATTTGCAAGTGGTGCTACATAATGATTTTTCAGCACCTAATGATGATGTTGCCGTTGAGCTTGTGTATGATTACCCAGAACGAGGTTACATTTATGACCGCAATGGTGAATTACTGGTAGCCAATCAACCTGCTTATGATGTGATGGTTATCCCTAGAGAAGTCAAGGTTTTAGATACTTTAGAGTTTTGTAATTTACTTTCCATAACTAAAGAAAATTTTATAGAGCGGTTACAAAAAGCCAGAAAACATTCACCCATCAAACCTTCGGTGTTTATCAATCAACTTTCCAATTCGGAGTATGCAGTTTTACAAGAAAAACTTCGTAAATTTAATGGTTTTTATATTCAAAAACGATTTTTACGTCAGTATTTAACGCATCACGGAGGAAATATATTTGGTTTTATCAGCGAAGTAAATCAAAACGACTTGGCAAAAAACACGTACTATCAATCGGGAGAACTCATCGGGAAGACAGGAGTGGAGCAGCAATACGAAGATTTTTTACGTGGCAAAAAGGGGGTTCGTTATTTGCAAAAAGACCGTTTCAATCGGGTTATAGGCAAATATAAAGAAGGAATTTTAGATACACTATCAGTCAGTGGGCAATCTTTGCAACTGACCATAGATATTGCTTTACAGGCTTATGGAGAAACACTAATGCAGAAAAAACGAGGCGGAATCGTTGCTATAGAACCCAAAACGGGTGAGATTTTGGCTCTCATATCTGCTCCTACGTTTGACCCTAATTTACTTGTAGGGCGACAACGTTCCAAAAATTATGCCGAGTTGTATAACGACTCAATTGCCAAACCCTTGTACGACCGCTCCTTACTTGCTGAATATCCGCCTGGCTCTCCTTTTAAGGTAGTTAATGCTCTTATTGGTTTGGAGGAAAAAATAATTACACCTCATAGCGTTTTTCCTTGCTCTGGCGGATATCGATACGGAAGCCGTATTATGCGTTGCCACTGCAATCGTGGAAGTAACGATTTGATTCACGGTATTGCTTTTTCGTGTAATGCTTATTTTGCAAATTCTTACCGAAGAAGCATTGAGAAGTATCCCAAACCCAGTGTGGGTATGGATGTATGGAGTAAACACGTAAAAAGCTTTGGATTAGGTGATTATTTGGGGTCTGACTTTGCTACAGGACGTCCTGGTAAAGTTCCTGATACCAAATTGTATAACCGTCAGTATGGTGAAAATCGTTGGGGAGCTACTTTTAATATTTCTAATGGTATTGGGCAAGGCGAACTGCTTACCACTCCTATACAATTGGCTAACGTAATGGCTGCAGTAGCAAACCGAGGATATTTTTACACGCCTCATATTGTAAAGAAAATAAACAATGAAGTAACTCCATTTACTGAATTTACCATAGCTAAGCAAACTACCATAAGTAAGGAACACTTTGAACCCGTCATTCAGGGAATGAACAAGGCCTACGAGGAAGGAACTGCCCGTTGGACACAGATAGAAGGCATTAACATTGCTGCCAAAACAGGAACCGCCGAAAATTTCGTGCGGGTAAATGGGAAGCGTATGCAACTCACTGACCACTCAATATTTGTGGCTATAGCTCCTATTGAAGATCCTAAAATTGTTATCGCTGTATTCGTAGAAAATGGATACTATGGCGCGCGTGTTGCCGCACCAATTGCTTCACTGATGATTGAAAAATATCTTTTAGGCGAGGTCAAACGCACTGATTTAGAAAAACGAATGCTTGAAAAAAGTTTAGAAGACGAATATGCGAAACCGTATAGCGGTAAACCTTTCAGCATCAATCAATAA
- the bioB gene encoding biotin synthase BioB yields the protein MSEARHNWTKEEIIAIYNKPLMDLLYEAATVHRKHHDPNTVQVSTLLSIKTGGCSEDCGYCPQAARYHTGVEVEEMMTVSHVKAQALRAKSSGASRVCMGAAWRNVKDGPEFDQVLEMVRTINKLNMEVCCTLGMITENQAKRLAEAGLYAYNHNLDTSEEYYKEVISTRGYEDRLQTIENVRKTNITVCSGGIIGMGESLEDRAGMLVALSTLNPQPESVPINALVAVEGTPMEDQKPVEIWEMIRMIATTRIVMPETQVRLSAGRTQMSREGQAMCFFAGANSIFAGDKLLTTPNPNINEDMMMFEMLGLRTQKPFEKHAQPKTVEAEDSEFVALGENPKWTRPKHKIERNEKARKAR from the coding sequence ATGAGTGAAGCTCGACACAATTGGACAAAAGAAGAAATTATCGCTATTTATAATAAACCCTTGATGGATTTGCTTTATGAAGCAGCCACAGTACATCGTAAACATCACGACCCCAACACGGTACAAGTATCCACCTTACTTTCCATAAAAACAGGTGGATGTTCAGAAGATTGTGGTTATTGCCCACAAGCAGCCCGATACCACACAGGGGTGGAAGTTGAAGAAATGATGACCGTTTCGCACGTTAAGGCACAAGCCCTCAGAGCCAAGTCATCAGGTGCATCAAGAGTATGTATGGGAGCGGCGTGGCGTAATGTAAAAGACGGTCCCGAATTTGACCAAGTTCTCGAAATGGTGCGAACCATCAACAAACTTAATATGGAGGTATGCTGTACCTTAGGAATGATTACTGAAAATCAAGCCAAACGACTTGCCGAAGCGGGGCTTTATGCCTATAATCATAATTTAGATACTTCGGAAGAATACTACAAGGAAGTCATCTCAACGCGAGGTTACGAAGACCGATTGCAAACCATTGAAAACGTACGAAAAACAAACATTACTGTTTGTAGTGGGGGTATTATCGGTATGGGGGAATCATTAGAAGACCGTGCTGGAATGCTTGTAGCGCTCTCTACCCTTAATCCGCAACCTGAATCAGTTCCCATAAATGCCTTGGTTGCCGTAGAGGGAACCCCAATGGAAGACCAAAAACCTGTTGAAATCTGGGAAATGATTCGGATGATTGCTACCACTCGTATCGTAATGCCAGAAACTCAAGTGCGTCTTTCGGCAGGAAGAACCCAAATGAGCCGTGAAGGACAAGCAATGTGCTTTTTTGCAGGAGCGAACTCTATTTTTGCCGGTGATAAGTTGCTGACTACCCCAAATCCGAATATCAATGAAGATATGATGATGTTCGAAATGTTAGGATTGCGCACACAAAAACCTTTTGAAAAACACGCACAACCTAAAACCGTAGAAGCTGAAGACTCAGAATTTGTGGCCTTGGGTGAAAATCCAAAATGGACGCGTCCCAAACATAAAATTGAACGTAACGAAAAAGCCCGAAAAGCCCGATAA
- a CDS encoding polyribonucleotide nucleotidyltransferase, which produces MIPEVKKEIIDLGDGRTISIETGKLAKQADGSVVVRMGNAMLLATVVSAREINPETDFLPLTVDYREKFAAAGRFPGGFFKREARPSDQEVLTMRLVDRVLRPLFPKDYHAETQVMIQLMSHDDSVMPDALAGLAASACIAVSDIPFDGPISEVRVARIDGKFIINPNREQLAQSDMDIMVGASKDFVAMVEGEMDEVSEKDMAEAIKFAHEAIKLQIDAQIRLAEKVGKTEKRTYEPEIENEEVEQKVYGLAYPKCYAIAKENTSKQERGEKFAAVKEECLALFSEEEQEEFAPLISKYFGKAQKEAVRNLILDENIRLDGRNTTQIRPIWCEIDYLPSAHGSSIFTRGETQSLTTVTLGTSREANVIDLPTEQGEERFYLHYNFPPFSTGEARPLRGTSRREIGHGNLAQRALKRMIPADCPYTVRVVSEILESNGSSSMATVCAGTLALMDAGVQMTRPVSGIAMGLITDGEKYAVLSDILGDEDHLGDMDFKVTGTKDGITACQMDIKIKGLTYEILEKALEQAREGRLHILGKITDTIAEPKSEVKPHAPKIVTMEIPKDYIGAVIGSGGKNIQGIQQETGTTIVIEEEGDLGIIEVLGTDSEGMERAINAIKACIFEPVEGETYSVKVTKLLDFGAVVEFVPGKDSLLHISEMAWERTEKPSDLVKEGDIIEVKYIGIDPKTRKQKVSRKALLPRPPREDKPKNDRPRNENKQRHQKSDNKENNK; this is translated from the coding sequence ATGATTCCAGAAGTTAAAAAAGAAATTATTGATTTAGGCGACGGAAGAACCATTTCCATTGAAACTGGAAAATTAGCAAAACAGGCAGATGGTTCAGTTGTTGTACGTATGGGAAATGCAATGTTGTTGGCAACAGTGGTTTCCGCAAGAGAAATTAATCCTGAAACTGATTTTTTACCACTAACGGTGGATTATCGCGAAAAATTTGCTGCTGCGGGGCGTTTCCCAGGCGGGTTTTTCAAGCGTGAGGCACGTCCCAGTGACCAAGAAGTGCTAACTATGCGTCTGGTAGATAGGGTATTACGTCCGTTATTCCCTAAAGATTATCACGCTGAAACTCAAGTGATGATTCAGCTAATGTCGCACGATGATAGTGTAATGCCTGATGCTTTGGCAGGATTGGCGGCTTCGGCTTGTATCGCTGTGTCTGATATTCCTTTTGACGGACCAATTTCAGAGGTTCGCGTGGCACGAATTGATGGTAAATTTATCATAAATCCTAACAGAGAGCAACTTGCACAATCTGATATGGACATTATGGTAGGAGCTTCCAAAGATTTTGTGGCGATGGTTGAAGGGGAAATGGATGAAGTTTCTGAAAAAGATATGGCGGAGGCTATCAAATTTGCTCACGAAGCCATCAAACTTCAAATTGATGCTCAAATTCGTTTGGCGGAAAAAGTAGGTAAAACCGAAAAACGTACTTATGAACCAGAGATTGAAAATGAAGAAGTTGAACAAAAAGTGTATGGTTTGGCATATCCGAAATGTTATGCTATAGCCAAAGAAAATACTTCAAAACAAGAGCGTGGAGAGAAGTTTGCAGCCGTAAAAGAAGAGTGTTTAGCGTTATTCTCTGAAGAAGAGCAAGAAGAGTTTGCACCCCTCATCAGTAAATATTTTGGAAAAGCTCAAAAAGAGGCGGTTAGAAATCTTATTTTAGATGAAAATATCCGTTTGGACGGACGGAATACTACTCAAATTCGTCCTATTTGGTGCGAGATAGATTATTTACCATCAGCTCACGGTTCTTCTATCTTTACACGTGGTGAAACTCAGTCACTTACAACAGTGACTTTGGGAACTTCTCGTGAGGCAAACGTAATTGACTTACCAACAGAACAGGGAGAAGAACGTTTCTACTTACATTATAACTTTCCACCATTTTCAACAGGTGAAGCTCGTCCACTTAGAGGAACTTCCCGAAGAGAAATTGGTCACGGAAACTTGGCACAACGTGCCTTAAAACGAATGATTCCTGCGGATTGCCCTTATACGGTTCGTGTAGTTTCTGAAATTTTAGAATCGAATGGCTCTTCATCAATGGCTACAGTATGTGCTGGAACTCTGGCACTTATGGATGCTGGTGTACAAATGACCAGACCTGTATCAGGAATTGCAATGGGCTTGATTACCGATGGCGAAAAATATGCAGTGCTTTCTGATATTTTGGGAGACGAAGACCATTTGGGAGATATGGATTTCAAAGTAACTGGAACTAAAGATGGTATAACGGCTTGTCAGATGGATATCAAAATCAAAGGATTAACGTATGAAATTCTGGAAAAAGCGTTAGAACAAGCTCGTGAAGGACGTTTGCATATTTTAGGCAAGATCACTGATACAATTGCTGAGCCAAAATCAGAAGTGAAACCTCACGCACCGAAAATCGTCACTATGGAAATTCCGAAAGATTACATTGGTGCAGTTATTGGTTCTGGTGGTAAAAATATTCAAGGAATTCAACAAGAAACAGGTACAACTATTGTTATTGAAGAAGAAGGCGATTTGGGTATCATTGAAGTTTTGGGAACTGACTCCGAAGGAATGGAAAGAGCTATCAATGCTATCAAGGCGTGTATTTTTGAGCCTGTTGAAGGAGAAACGTATAGCGTAAAAGTTACGAAACTATTGGATTTCGGTGCTGTGGTTGAGTTTGTTCCTGGCAAGGATTCTTTACTACACATTTCTGAAATGGCCTGGGAACGCACCGAAAAACCATCGGATTTGGTGAAAGAAGGGGATATTATCGAAGTCAAATACATTGGTATTGACCCTAAAACGCGTAAGCAGAAAGTGTCTCGCAAAGCATTGTTACCACGTCCTCCAAGAGAGGATAAGCCTAAGAATGATAGACCAAGAAACGAGAATAAACAAAGACACCAAAAATCAGATAATAAAGAAAATAATAAATAA
- the mreC gene encoding rod shape-determining protein MreC, whose product MQQIISFFIKRKDFFVFLLLFAFALKLIFNSNLYQQSTFINSSNRISGVFYGFTDHWRAYFNLREQNEILTQENETLRNEIAALKHHFSQGASSDSIAFLNTDFTFTKTKVIKNSVLLHKNYLTLNRGEKHQITQDMGVISSKGLVGIVENTSENFATVQSVLNLKSSLNAEVKKTKHFGSLRWNGDKINIVQLTDIPNIAPIAIGDTIITGGMSKIFPKGIPIGKIIRFENSKEDNSYVIDVELFTDMSNVEYVYIISNKNKEEIINLERQTDE is encoded by the coding sequence ATGCAGCAAATCATATCCTTTTTCATCAAACGGAAAGACTTTTTTGTGTTTTTGCTGCTTTTTGCTTTTGCTTTGAAGCTCATTTTCAATAGTAACCTATATCAGCAGAGTACTTTCATTAACTCGTCAAATCGTATCAGTGGCGTATTCTATGGTTTTACCGACCATTGGAGGGCTTATTTCAACTTGCGTGAGCAAAACGAAATTTTAACCCAAGAGAATGAGACCCTTAGGAACGAGATAGCGGCATTAAAACACCATTTTTCACAAGGAGCTTCTTCCGATAGTATTGCTTTTTTAAATACCGATTTTACTTTCACAAAGACTAAAGTGATAAAAAACAGTGTTTTACTCCATAAAAATTATCTTACCTTAAATCGAGGGGAAAAACACCAAATTACTCAAGATATGGGGGTTATTTCTTCAAAAGGTTTGGTAGGTATTGTTGAAAACACTTCTGAAAATTTCGCTACAGTACAAAGCGTTTTGAACTTAAAATCAAGTCTTAATGCGGAAGTAAAGAAAACTAAACATTTCGGTTCTTTACGATGGAATGGCGATAAAATCAATATTGTACAATTGACCGATATTCCCAACATTGCCCCTATAGCTATTGGCGACACCATAATTACGGGCGGAATGTCAAAAATTTTCCCTAAGGGAATTCCTATCGGAAAAATAATCCGTTTTGAGAATAGCAAGGAAGATAATTCTTATGTTATTGATGTAGAATTGTTTACTGATATGTCAAACGTGGAGTATGTTTACATCATTTCAAACAAAAATAAGGAAGAAATCATCAATTTAGAGCGTCAAACCGATGAATAA
- the rpsO gene encoding 30S ribosomal protein S15 has translation MYLTKEVKSEIFKKHAGSEANTGSAEGQIALFTFRINHLTEHLKRNRKDFNTERSLVKLVGKRRSLLDYLKAKDIERYRAIIKELNIRK, from the coding sequence ATGTATTTAACAAAAGAAGTAAAATCAGAGATTTTTAAAAAACACGCAGGTTCTGAAGCTAATACAGGTTCTGCAGAAGGACAGATTGCCTTATTCACTTTCAGAATCAATCACTTGACTGAGCACTTGAAAAGAAATAGAAAAGATTTCAATACCGAGCGTTCATTGGTGAAATTAGTTGGTAAACGTAGAAGTTTACTTGATTATTTGAAAGCAAAAGATATCGAGAGATATCGTGCTATCATCAAAGAGCTAAATATCAGAAAGTAA